Proteins encoded together in one Caldisericaceae bacterium window:
- a CDS encoding nitroreductase family protein gives MILEAILKRRSVRSYLDKDVEEEKLMEVLEAGRLAPSACNIQPWKFIVLKDREIRSKMVKACANQNFVGSAPVLIVGCIVSKGYSMGGWFDSNILDIGIALDHMTLQAAHLGLGTCWIGAFNEKEVKDLLSIPNEVRVAAILTLGYPKNVNIFEKDRKSLKDVVSFDKFS, from the coding sequence ATGATTCTTGAAGCAATTTTGAAAAGAAGGTCTGTAAGAAGTTATTTAGATAAGGATGTGGAAGAAGAAAAACTCATGGAAGTGTTAGAGGCAGGTAGGTTAGCGCCATCTGCTTGTAATATACAACCGTGGAAGTTTATTGTCTTAAAAGATAGGGAAATTAGAAGTAAAATGGTAAAGGCATGCGCAAATCAGAACTTTGTGGGTAGTGCTCCTGTGCTAATTGTTGGTTGCATTGTAAGTAAAGGTTATAGTATGGGCGGGTGGTTCGATTCTAATATTCTTGATATTGGTATTGCTTTAGACCATATGACTCTTCAGGCTGCGCATCTTGGTTTAGGAACCTGTTGGATTGGTGCTTTTAATGAAAAAGAAGTTAAAGATCTCCTTAGTATTCCTAATGAAGTGCGTGTTGCAGCAATTCTTACTCTTGGATATCCAAAAAATGTTAATATTTTTGAAAAAGATAGGAAATCTTTAAAAGATGTTGTGAGTTTTGATAAATTTTCATAA